Proteins encoded together in one Chitinophaga sp. LS1 window:
- a CDS encoding glycoside hydrolase family 97 protein — translation MRYLKQGLLTLLMWGICTTTVNANKQGNEIQVNSPNKQISVHVFIENERLSYSILYGNVKVINTSPLGLTVDHIDLGYKTTMPGKPEVSSLNERYSIFGNHSLVTNHANETSIPLEAAGKKFNLIIRVYDDGVAIRYTIPIGTRHIDSESTSWNLPENTTNIAWSGFSQSYEELSHVTSLNKVPENQPIMGPLTFEVSGRYLSISEADCETFSDMSFIRNGHVLKAYFPFAKDGWQFEHLAENSPSVPDGSYKGQKVTPWRTTIISPNLNGLVNADLLMNVCPPPKEGRDFSWVKPGRCLWQWWSIGAPQLEDQKNWYDAAAKLKWEYYLVDDGWRDWRKDGKDQWTLLKEVIDYGKSVGVQSIVWVDSKECRNALERHKYLEKIKAIGASGIKIDFIPDATANIMQWYVGTMEDCAELKLLLNFHGSVKPTGLRRTYPNDITREAVRGNEYHMSRYDRVMPFQQDVCLPFTRLMAGAADITPVILNPAELTTAKYTWAHEFAQAIVYLSPVTHFCDQYKFYLDSPMFDLFQTIPTTWDETRVLPCTQMGEVVAFARRKGDTWWIGIMNGTTEREVKIPLSFLSKKTKATLVYDTLTNTSINRETKFLSPKDVLTIRLAPGGGFTAKM, via the coding sequence ATGCGATACCTGAAACAAGGTCTTTTAACTTTACTAATGTGGGGAATATGCACAACTACTGTTAATGCTAACAAACAGGGAAATGAAATTCAGGTCAATAGTCCGAACAAACAAATTTCCGTTCACGTATTTATTGAAAATGAAAGACTTTCCTACTCTATCCTGTATGGGAATGTAAAAGTTATTAATACGTCTCCATTAGGACTAACCGTTGATCATATAGATTTAGGCTATAAAACAACCATGCCTGGAAAGCCCGAAGTAAGTTCGCTCAATGAAAGGTATTCAATTTTTGGGAATCATTCATTGGTCACTAATCATGCAAATGAAACAAGTATTCCATTGGAAGCGGCAGGTAAGAAATTCAATCTTATTATAAGAGTATATGACGATGGAGTAGCGATCCGTTATACTATTCCCATTGGAACCAGGCATATTGATAGTGAATCTACCTCATGGAATCTTCCTGAAAATACTACAAACATAGCATGGTCAGGATTCAGTCAATCGTATGAAGAGTTGAGCCATGTAACATCATTAAATAAGGTTCCGGAGAACCAGCCAATAATGGGGCCGCTTACTTTTGAAGTATCCGGAAGATATCTATCAATTTCGGAGGCTGACTGCGAAACCTTTTCTGATATGTCATTCATACGCAATGGGCATGTTTTAAAAGCATATTTCCCCTTTGCAAAAGATGGCTGGCAATTTGAACACCTGGCAGAAAATAGCCCTTCTGTTCCGGATGGTTCATATAAAGGGCAAAAAGTAACCCCATGGCGGACGACGATCATTTCCCCAAATTTGAATGGCCTGGTGAATGCTGATCTGCTGATGAATGTGTGCCCACCCCCTAAAGAAGGACGTGACTTTTCCTGGGTAAAACCTGGTAGATGTTTATGGCAATGGTGGAGTATTGGTGCTCCACAATTGGAAGACCAAAAAAACTGGTACGATGCCGCTGCTAAGTTAAAATGGGAATACTACCTGGTAGACGATGGCTGGCGTGATTGGAGAAAAGATGGGAAAGATCAGTGGACATTATTAAAAGAAGTGATCGACTATGGCAAAAGCGTGGGGGTACAATCAATAGTATGGGTAGATTCAAAAGAATGCAGGAATGCTTTAGAACGGCACAAATACCTGGAAAAGATAAAGGCGATAGGTGCCTCCGGGATAAAAATTGACTTTATCCCTGATGCAACAGCAAATATTATGCAGTGGTATGTAGGAACGATGGAGGATTGCGCCGAATTAAAATTACTCCTGAACTTTCATGGCAGTGTAAAACCTACCGGATTGAGACGTACTTATCCAAATGATATCACAAGGGAGGCTGTACGTGGTAATGAATACCACATGTCAAGGTATGACCGGGTAATGCCCTTCCAGCAAGATGTTTGCCTGCCCTTCACACGACTGATGGCAGGTGCGGCCGATATTACGCCAGTCATCTTAAATCCCGCAGAATTGACCACCGCAAAATATACATGGGCACATGAATTTGCCCAGGCGATTGTTTATCTTTCGCCGGTAACACATTTTTGTGACCAGTATAAATTCTATCTTGATAGCCCCATGTTTGATCTGTTCCAGACGATTCCTACCACCTGGGATGAAACCAGGGTGCTTCCATGTACCCAAATGGGTGAAGTCGTTGCTTTTGCACGTCGTAAAGGAGATACCTGGTGGATTGGAATAATGAATGGTACGACTGAAAGGGAAGTAAAAATCCCGCTATCTTTTCTGTCTAAAAAAACAAAAGCAACCCTTGTTTATGACACCCTTACTAATACTAGCATTAACAGAGAAACAAAATTCTTATCTCCTAAAGATGTCTTAACTATTAGACTGGCACCTGGTGGAGGGTTTACAGCTAAAATGTAA
- a CDS encoding chemotaxis protein CheB, with protein MVTIEPHHIIAIGASAGGMEEINTIFDNTPLDGVAYIIVQHLSTDFKSRMVELLARHSKLWVQEAENGMNIHANHVYLIPNDKLMTIRNTRLYLTGKENEKAPHLTINIFLNSLAASHGKRAVAVVLSGLGADGTDGIVAIKRAGGLVIAREPLTSRFPGMPSNAIATGMVDFVLEPPAMPEVIEDYVLHQREQEVGIQENENTIVTIIDYIKNQLPLDFSDYKLSTLLRRTKRRAAYANFITLEDYYDFLRTSPAEVVTLAKDFLISVTSFFRDAEAFEIIEKSILPDLLSRLNPGEELKMWIAGCATGEEVYSMAILIKEQLTGPYKNITVKLFATDLDSAALLYAGKGLYHWSSVKDLSPERLQKYFLKENESYRINPLIRQMVIFAQHDLVKNPPYCNMHFISCRNLLIYMTPFLQKKVFSMLLFGIKFNGYLFLGSSETPNSIISHLEVISKKWRLYKNISEKRTINFDSISIPESLGSSTIAPVRENTGRNKGYNVAETINDMLANELDYLAVCIDDNYQVVKSFGNTTKYLLQQNFNSNLMQLLPEHLELAFNTLISQVSITNKKIGVKGIPVDVNGENISVSLTISPMQAKKGNPVSYLVIFKEDAGGYDVNKDYQVFDEQAYNIKYVSNLEHELKEVRERLSAAYERIDAYNENMQSFNEELISSNEEMQSTNEEMQSVNEELHTINADYQLKNKQLLEINDDLNNYFRSNINGQIFLNEQLEVMKFSPVAVKLINLQEADIGRSISHISTNIKLSTIIDDVKNVLKDGLEVTREIETNAGHWYQMMIVPYIQQAENRCNGVVVSFNDITALKKAKIELDEKNESLLRINADLDHFIHMASHDLLDPLNNIESSIALMNLMDNENSELMEFIQIINSSIKKFSLLIKNISTIAKMENDLTDMERVDIGDVISNIEWSLEKKIKDTHAAITTELDVKEISFSHKNLRSILYNLISNAMKFAGQDEPKIHVHTRQEGKYIVISVEDNGIGITKDGMRKIFTIYGRLNLHVEGHGVGLYLARKIINASGGELKVESTVGKGSKFTIYLNCF; from the coding sequence AGTTAATGACCATTCGGAATACCCGGCTATACTTAACCGGTAAGGAAAATGAAAAGGCGCCTCATCTCACAATCAATATTTTCTTAAATTCTCTTGCTGCCAGTCATGGCAAGAGAGCCGTTGCCGTTGTACTCTCAGGATTAGGTGCGGATGGTACAGATGGCATTGTCGCAATAAAGCGGGCTGGTGGTCTGGTGATTGCCAGAGAACCATTGACTTCAAGATTTCCCGGCATGCCTTCAAATGCAATCGCCACCGGAATGGTTGATTTTGTATTAGAACCTCCTGCTATGCCCGAAGTGATCGAAGATTACGTATTGCACCAGCGTGAACAGGAAGTAGGGATTCAGGAAAATGAAAATACCATTGTGACAATTATAGATTATATAAAGAATCAATTGCCACTTGATTTTTCAGATTACAAACTATCTACCCTCCTTCGCCGTACCAAGAGAAGAGCTGCATACGCTAATTTTATTACACTGGAGGATTATTATGATTTTCTGCGTACAAGCCCTGCTGAGGTAGTGACCCTGGCCAAAGATTTTCTTATCAGCGTTACATCTTTTTTCAGAGACGCAGAAGCCTTTGAAATAATTGAAAAAAGTATTCTGCCAGATCTGCTTTCAAGGCTTAATCCCGGTGAAGAACTTAAGATGTGGATTGCTGGTTGTGCTACAGGCGAAGAGGTTTATTCAATGGCGATACTGATAAAAGAACAGTTGACCGGCCCCTACAAAAATATCACTGTAAAACTTTTTGCCACAGATCTTGATAGTGCCGCTTTATTATATGCGGGCAAGGGGCTTTATCATTGGAGTAGTGTAAAGGATCTCTCCCCCGAAAGATTGCAGAAGTATTTTCTAAAAGAAAATGAAAGCTATAGGATAAATCCTCTGATACGCCAAATGGTGATATTTGCACAGCACGATCTGGTGAAAAATCCTCCTTACTGCAACATGCACTTCATCAGTTGTCGGAACCTATTGATCTACATGACTCCCTTTTTGCAAAAGAAGGTATTTTCAATGCTGCTCTTCGGAATTAAATTCAATGGCTATCTGTTTTTAGGTTCGAGTGAAACGCCTAATTCCATTATAAGCCACCTGGAGGTGATCAGTAAAAAGTGGAGATTATATAAAAACATCAGTGAAAAACGGACCATTAATTTCGATTCAATTTCAATACCAGAATCGCTGGGTTCGTCTACAATCGCGCCTGTTCGTGAAAATACCGGCAGGAACAAAGGATATAATGTAGCAGAAACTATAAATGATATGCTGGCGAATGAATTGGATTACCTGGCTGTATGTATAGACGACAACTATCAGGTAGTCAAGTCATTTGGTAATACTACCAAATACCTGCTGCAACAAAACTTTAATTCAAACCTGATGCAATTGCTGCCAGAACACCTGGAACTTGCATTTAATACATTAATAAGTCAGGTATCTATAACAAATAAGAAAATTGGGGTCAAAGGTATTCCTGTCGACGTCAATGGTGAAAATATTTCTGTTAGCCTCACCATCAGCCCAATGCAGGCAAAAAAAGGAAATCCTGTATCTTATTTAGTCATCTTCAAAGAAGATGCAGGCGGATATGACGTTAATAAAGATTACCAGGTATTCGATGAACAGGCTTACAATATAAAGTACGTTTCAAACCTTGAGCATGAATTGAAAGAGGTCAGGGAAAGACTTTCTGCAGCCTATGAAAGAATTGATGCTTACAATGAAAATATGCAATCCTTCAACGAAGAACTCATTTCATCCAATGAAGAAATGCAGAGTACGAATGAAGAAATGCAATCCGTCAATGAAGAACTGCATACTATAAATGCCGATTACCAATTGAAGAATAAACAGTTGCTTGAAATTAATGATGATTTGAACAACTATTTCAGAAGTAATATCAATGGGCAGATATTTTTGAATGAACAACTTGAGGTAATGAAATTTTCCCCTGTTGCGGTAAAACTGATCAACCTGCAGGAGGCTGATATCGGAAGGTCAATTAGCCACATCTCCACTAATATTAAACTGAGTACTATTATAGATGATGTAAAGAATGTACTGAAGGATGGACTCGAAGTGACCCGGGAAATTGAAACCAACGCCGGTCATTGGTACCAAATGATGATCGTGCCTTATATACAACAGGCAGAAAACAGGTGTAATGGTGTGGTTGTTTCTTTTAATGATATTACCGCGCTGAAAAAGGCGAAAATTGAATTGGATGAAAAAAATGAAAGTTTGCTACGTATAAATGCAGATCTGGACCATTTTATTCATATGGCATCACATGATTTATTGGATCCCCTGAATAATATAGAATCAAGTATAGCATTGATGAACCTGATGGATAATGAGAATTCAGAATTGATGGAATTTATACAAATTATCAATTCCTCCATTAAGAAATTCAGCTTATTGATAAAGAATATTAGCACGATAGCCAAAATGGAAAACGATTTGACGGATATGGAGCGGGTTGATATAGGAGACGTGATCAGTAATATTGAATGGAGCCTTGAAAAAAAGATCAAAGATACGCATGCTGCAATAACAACAGAACTTGACGTAAAAGAGATATCCTTTTCTCACAAGAATCTGAGGAGCATATTATATAATCTCATTTCTAATGCTATGAAGTTTGCAGGTCAGGACGAACCGAAGATTCACGTTCATACCAGGCAGGAAGGGAAATATATTGTCATCAGTGTAGAAGACAATGGAATAGGTATAACTAAGGATGGAATGAGGAAGATATTCACTATTTATGGCAGGCTAAACCTGCATGTGGAAGGACATGGAGTAGGTTTATACCTGGCAAGGAAAATTATAAATGCATCAGGTGGAGAATTGAAAGTTGAAAGCACGGTTGGTAAAGGAAGTAAATTTACCATTTATCTAAATTGCTTTTGA
- a CDS encoding helix-turn-helix transcriptional regulator yields MQYQTYLAGIDLDPMIQCYWTLEGPAGSFTQKQTIVPDGCMEMIFHYGDLYQQYLEDGNIILQPRCFVIGQLTRPLEIVATGKTGIFSVRFHPDGFSPFTHLPLSEMENSAIPLERLFGNDGKNVELAILNAPGVSERIKEVEQFLTNRLATAETIDHITRSLIEAIWHSNGQLSVTALSRQSQIKSRRLERRFLSDVGMSPKQLSRVIRLNNIFKKLISGKETSLTALAYEGNYFDQSHFIKEFKQLTGYTPKQYYNDNLKMSALLYGKG; encoded by the coding sequence ATGCAATATCAAACCTATTTAGCTGGTATCGACCTGGATCCTATGATACAATGTTATTGGACCCTGGAAGGTCCTGCAGGTAGCTTCACACAAAAACAGACCATCGTACCTGATGGCTGTATGGAAATGATTTTTCATTACGGGGATCTGTACCAGCAATACCTGGAAGATGGCAACATTATTTTACAACCCCGGTGCTTTGTAATCGGGCAATTAACCCGTCCACTTGAAATAGTCGCAACTGGCAAAACAGGTATTTTTTCAGTTCGTTTCCATCCGGATGGTTTTTCTCCATTTACACACTTGCCTTTATCCGAAATGGAAAACTCAGCTATCCCACTTGAAAGACTTTTCGGTAATGATGGAAAAAATGTAGAACTGGCAATCCTTAACGCTCCTGGTGTATCCGAAAGAATCAAAGAGGTAGAACAATTTCTCACCAATCGCCTTGCAACTGCTGAAACAATCGACCACATCACCAGGTCCCTGATAGAAGCGATCTGGCATTCCAATGGTCAATTATCTGTAACAGCACTATCCAGACAAAGTCAGATAAAAAGCAGACGGCTGGAGCGCAGGTTCTTATCAGACGTAGGCATGAGCCCCAAACAATTATCCAGGGTAATAAGACTAAATAATATATTTAAAAAACTTATTAGCGGAAAAGAGACTTCTCTTACAGCCTTAGCCTATGAAGGAAATTATTTTGACCAGTCACATTTTATAAAAGAGTTTAAGCAACTGACGGGCTATACCCCGAAACAGTATTACAACGATAACCTTAAAATGTCGGCGTTGTTGTATGGCAAAGGATGA
- a CDS encoding DUF6265 family protein produces MLRLLIAICFIGPINKAAWLIGTWESQTSKGIIYESWKRESSKELSGKSYMLKGKDTLIFETIRLIADQHQLYYIPTVKNQNNGQPVRFALKKTSDNQLVFENSEHDFPQIITYRKLDADSLIAEISGMVDGRLRKEIFPMRKVQ; encoded by the coding sequence ATGTTACGATTATTAATCGCCATATGTTTTATCGGACCCATTAACAAAGCCGCCTGGTTGATAGGTACCTGGGAAAGTCAGACATCCAAAGGAATTATTTACGAAAGCTGGAAAAGGGAATCATCGAAGGAGCTAAGCGGCAAAAGCTATATGCTGAAGGGAAAAGATACATTGATATTTGAAACCATCCGGTTAATAGCGGACCAACATCAATTGTATTATATCCCTACTGTAAAAAATCAAAACAATGGACAGCCGGTGCGTTTTGCATTAAAAAAAACATCAGATAACCAGCTCGTGTTTGAAAATTCTGAACATGATTTCCCTCAAATCATCACTTATAGAAAATTGGATGCGGATAGCCTGATAGCTGAAATTTCGGGAATGGTGGACGGACGGCTTCGCAAAGAGATCTTTCCAATGAGAAAAGTGCAGTAA